One region of Bacteroidota bacterium genomic DNA includes:
- a CDS encoding T9SS type A sorting domain-containing protein, with amino-acid sequence MKHFFTFLFSSLLFAGNLFSQLQVMVESNADTLAAKLAGNGISVSNAIINCPAGASGTFNGSNSNIGIGSGVLLTTGSVINAVGPNLQSSISTANGITFNDPDLMTIEPLATNDVCILEFDAIADCDTMFIKFVFGSDEYPEFVGSGFNDAYGIFVTGPNPSGPAYSGYNMTMIPSTTTPVSINNVNNGTLCPTSGPCTNCSYYIDNCTIDSNSTVEYDGFTQLIFKSLPVIPSQSYHYKYAIADAGDQIYDSGVFFSLNSFACIPNSVNAVSEQFHQVNISPNPFTASAVFSINNLKEQSKPFSLSLVDMFGREVRKATIEMNADEFTFYRNGLHAGIYFYRLENDTQIISSGKLIIE; translated from the coding sequence ATGAAACATTTTTTCACCTTTCTGTTTTCCTCTTTGTTGTTTGCCGGCAATTTATTTTCTCAGTTGCAGGTGATGGTTGAAAGCAATGCAGACACTCTTGCTGCTAAATTAGCTGGCAACGGTATCAGTGTATCCAATGCAATTATTAATTGTCCTGCTGGCGCCAGCGGAACATTTAACGGTTCTAATTCAAACATCGGTATAGGTTCAGGAGTTTTACTCACAACAGGAAGTGTAATCAACGCGGTGGGTCCCAATCTTCAGAGCAGTATCTCCACAGCAAATGGCATTACATTTAATGACCCCGATTTAATGACGATAGAGCCGCTGGCAACCAACGATGTGTGCATTCTTGAGTTTGATGCTATAGCCGATTGCGATACTATGTTTATTAAATTTGTTTTTGGTTCAGATGAATATCCTGAATTTGTGGGTTCAGGTTTTAATGATGCGTATGGAATTTTTGTAACGGGTCCTAATCCTTCCGGTCCGGCATACAGTGGATATAATATGACGATGATTCCATCAACGACCACACCCGTTTCAATCAACAATGTGAATAACGGAACGCTGTGCCCCACATCTGGTCCCTGCACGAATTGCTCTTATTACATTGACAACTGCACCATAGATTCAAATTCCACTGTAGAATACGATGGCTTCACGCAACTGATTTTCAAATCGCTTCCGGTTATTCCTTCTCAATCCTACCACTATAAATACGCCATTGCCGATGCCGGAGATCAGATTTATGACTCAGGCGTGTTTTTTTCTTTGAACTCTTTTGCCTGCATCCCCAATTCGGTCAATGCTGTTTCAGAACAATTCCATCAAGTGAATATTTCTCCCAACCCGTTTACTGCATCGGCAGTTTTTTCAATAAACAACCTGAAGGAACAAAGCAAACCTTTTTCACTTTCTCTCGTAGATATGTTTGGCAGGGAAGTAAGAAAAGCAACTATTGAGATGAACGCTGATGAATTTACTTTTTACCGCAACGGGCTTCATGCAGGAATTTATTTTTACAGACTTGAAAATGACACGCAGATTATTTCTTCGGGGAAATTAATAATAGAATAG
- a CDS encoding choice-of-anchor L domain-containing protein, with translation MKTPFSISAFIVSFLFLPFLFPLGQGLLFAQLQVTANNNPTQLAQTLAGAGVTVSGATMNCPSLASPANNPTGTFVGTSSNIGIPGGILLTSGDIMYAVGPNIGGSSGVDNQFTFNDPDLMLIDPNAINDVCIVEFDAVPTCSTLAFTFAFGSDEYPEFVNSFNDAFGIFVTGTNPSGPNYTGYNMARIPVSLVPVSINNVNNGNYACPGPPTGPCTNCAYYIDNCSGTTVEYDGFTSPITVTLNVVPCSSYHFKLAVADALDHIYDTGVFFAMQSLVCATSLTVTASSQNATCVGNNGTGTVTSVTGGAAPYAYVWSTTPAQSTQTATGLSPGTYTVTAIDANGCLTGTQTVTILGGGVSFSVTATPVNATCFGNNNGSASITNPTGGTAPYTYAWSVNPVQTTPAISNIPSGNYTCTITDAAGCVQTATLTVTQPPAITGSVTATTNVSCNGGNNGSATASGSGGTGTINYSWNTTPAQAGATANNLSAGNYIVTITDANGCTLTQTATITQPTQMAVTTSSTPSDCGVQNGTATVTSSGGVLPYTYMWNTSPAQTLPTAINLGGGTYNVIVIDANGCTQQQSVLVAGGLPPVAGFYFPSEVISTLDPFVLFLDGSTGNPALWNWNFGDTSSGANNSSVIQNPSHIYTDPGIYCITQIVSDPTGICADTLVKCLKVEAPYTFYIPSAFTPNNDAFNELFKGEGTNIKTFNIMIFDRWGNKVFESNDINTGWNGKVKNRSGTLVQEDVYVWKVTITDIYDRQHKYIGNVTMVK, from the coding sequence ATGAAAACTCCATTTTCCATATCTGCTTTCATAGTTTCTTTTCTCTTCTTGCCCTTTCTTTTCCCTTTAGGGCAGGGGCTGCTTTTTGCCCAGCTTCAGGTTACTGCCAATAATAACCCAACACAGCTTGCTCAAACACTGGCGGGAGCAGGCGTTACAGTTTCAGGCGCAACAATGAATTGCCCGAGTTTAGCCAGTCCTGCTAATAATCCCACCGGAACATTTGTCGGCACATCCAGCAACATAGGCATTCCGGGAGGAATACTTCTTACAAGCGGAGATATTATGTATGCGGTGGGTCCTAATATTGGTGGCAGTTCAGGTGTAGATAATCAGTTTACCTTTAACGACCCGGATCTGATGCTTATTGATCCGAATGCAATAAATGATGTTTGCATTGTGGAGTTTGATGCGGTGCCCACCTGCAGCACTCTTGCATTTACGTTTGCATTTGGCTCGGATGAATACCCTGAATTTGTCAACTCATTCAATGATGCTTTCGGAATTTTTGTTACCGGAACCAATCCTTCCGGTCCTAATTACACAGGATATAATATGGCGCGCATACCTGTTTCTTTGGTACCCGTTTCAATCAATAATGTGAATAACGGAAATTATGCCTGTCCCGGTCCGCCCACCGGACCTTGTACCAATTGCGCTTACTATATAGATAACTGTTCGGGAACAACGGTTGAATACGATGGCTTCACTTCGCCCATTACTGTTACGCTCAATGTAGTCCCTTGTAGTTCTTATCATTTCAAACTTGCTGTTGCCGATGCGCTGGACCATATTTATGATACAGGCGTATTTTTTGCCATGCAATCGTTGGTCTGCGCCACTTCTCTTACAGTAACCGCCTCATCACAAAATGCAACCTGTGTGGGAAATAACGGAACCGGAACGGTGACAAGTGTTACAGGAGGAGCCGCGCCATATGCTTATGTGTGGAGCACCACTCCGGCACAGAGCACGCAAACCGCAACCGGTCTTTCACCCGGAACATACACCGTTACAGCCATTGATGCTAACGGATGTTTGACCGGAACACAAACAGTTACTATACTGGGTGGCGGAGTAAGTTTCAGCGTAACAGCAACTCCTGTAAATGCTACTTGCTTTGGAAATAATAACGGCAGCGCTTCTATCACTAATCCAACAGGCGGCACAGCGCCTTATACCTATGCATGGAGCGTCAATCCGGTTCAAACCACTCCCGCTATTTCAAATATACCTTCTGGCAATTACACCTGCACGATTACCGATGCAGCGGGCTGCGTGCAAACTGCCACGCTTACTGTAACTCAGCCGCCAGCCATTACCGGAAGCGTTACCGCCACCACCAATGTAAGCTGCAATGGGGGAAACAATGGCTCAGCCACCGCCAGCGGAAGCGGAGGAACGGGAACGATCAATTATTCATGGAACACAACACCCGCACAGGCAGGCGCAACAGCAAATAATCTTTCTGCCGGAAATTATATTGTAACGATTACCGATGCCAACGGATGCACCCTTACGCAGACGGCAACCATTACACAACCTACCCAAATGGCAGTAACAACAAGTTCAACCCCGTCCGACTGCGGAGTGCAGAACGGCACTGCTACCGTAACCTCCTCTGGAGGAGTGCTTCCATACACTTATATGTGGAATACATCTCCTGCTCAAACATTGCCCACCGCCATTAATCTGGGTGGAGGAACTTACAATGTTATTGTAATAGATGCCAACGGATGCACCCAGCAGCAATCTGTTCTGGTTGCGGGAGGATTGCCTCCTGTGGCAGGTTTTTATTTTCCTTCTGAAGTGATTTCAACGCTCGACCCGTTTGTATTGTTTCTGGATGGCTCCACCGGAAACCCTGCCCTCTGGAATTGGAATTTTGGCGATACCTCTTCAGGCGCGAACAATAGTTCTGTGATACAGAATCCATCGCACATATATACCGACCCGGGCATTTACTGCATCACCCAGATTGTTTCTGACCCCACCGGAATATGCGCAGACACGCTTGTTAAATGCCTGAAAGTGGAAGCGCCCTACACCTTTTATATTCCCAGCGCCTTTACTCCGAATAATGATGCCTTCAATGAACTGTTTAAGGGAGAAGGCACCAACATTAAAACATTCAACATCATGATTTTTGACCGATGGGGAAATAAAGTTTTTGAATCCAATGACATCAACACCGGATGGAACGGCAAAGTGAAAAACCGATCGGGCACTCTGGTACAGGAAGATGTGTATGTCTGGAAAGTAACTATTACTGATATTTACGACCGGCAACATAAGTATATCGGAAATGTGACCATGGTAAAGTAA
- a CDS encoding gliding motility-associated C-terminal domain-containing protein, with the protein MRQLFFLVFYLSISANLFAQSNVPGPGACGNPFNKKSVNPLNGNGSLGQIYNNSACGLNYVHGDQLIETRTQGYGFNTNGTGLPTTITITGLPACNTIVQAYLWYFASYQSASAPTTSVNITNPIGGNNVYNNVTPAGTSGDVCWAETGTAVYRADVTTNISGNGVYTINLTGFSNPNWEVDGATLFIIYRDLSATYQGSIIINDGDMACGSFNGYANPQSQTMSGFNVCAASNNASAFAIAADMQGNINGGQHPATLNGATANYPNNFWCFDQTNTSVTAGQTTAQFTEDGLGFDCYIFGVIGLYYQTTTCTTCTPSAISLTVTPTNSTCGNPNGSAVAVASGTSPPFTYLWSTGATTTSISNLAAGSYTATVTNAVGCSTVQTFSISTSVGPNVSFTTTPSICTASNGSATLTASGGAAPYTYAWITPANTTTTVTGLASGTYSVAVSDASGCSNTYTTTVPLTMNTVSVTPAQINDLCFGSSNGSASATPSGGTAPYTYAWSNGSVTSAISNLIAQTYSVTITDSNGCTQTASVTITQPTALTATASVVNNALCFNSTDGSAIAGGAGGTAPYTYGWTPTGQNTQTATGLSAGTYNVIVTDANGCTNPQTVNITQPAIITLSNTTTIASCGISDGSATATAAGGTAPYTYLWLGVNPAQTSQTLTNVPAGTYNAVVTDANGCNMQMSVTVPSTGPPVANFLNNPDTVSLLDASIYFLDISTNAYTWFWNFGDSNDPTTSIQQNPIHTYSDTGIYCITLIIADAGGVCRDTTIHCIKVEAPFTFYIPNAFTPNSDGINEMFTGMGTYIKEYKIWIFDRWGNLIWKCQTNGEPQLAPNCNWDGKVKRRGDIVEEDVYVWKVEIVDTNGKQHKYIGHVSMVK; encoded by the coding sequence ATGAGACAACTTTTTTTCCTGGTTTTTTATTTATCCATCAGTGCCAATTTGTTTGCTCAAAGTAATGTGCCTGGTCCTGGCGCTTGCGGAAATCCATTTAACAAAAAGTCTGTCAATCCGCTGAACGGAAATGGTTCGCTTGGTCAAATCTACAACAACTCTGCCTGCGGATTAAATTATGTTCACGGAGACCAATTGATTGAAACACGCACACAGGGATATGGATTCAATACCAATGGTACGGGATTGCCAACTACTATTACCATTACAGGTCTTCCTGCCTGTAATACTATTGTGCAGGCATATCTTTGGTATTTTGCCTCGTATCAATCTGCCTCGGCACCAACCACGTCAGTGAATATTACCAATCCGATTGGCGGGAACAATGTTTATAATAACGTTACACCGGCAGGGACGAGCGGAGATGTTTGCTGGGCGGAAACCGGCACTGCCGTTTACCGTGCAGATGTTACAACCAATATTTCCGGAAACGGTGTGTACACAATTAACCTTACCGGCTTTTCAAATCCCAACTGGGAAGTTGATGGAGCTACCCTTTTTATTATTTACCGCGATCTCAGTGCAACCTATCAAGGTTCGATTATTATAAATGATGGCGACATGGCTTGCGGCTCTTTTAATGGCTATGCCAATCCTCAAAGCCAGACCATGAGCGGTTTTAATGTGTGTGCCGCATCAAATAACGCATCTGCATTTGCAATTGCGGCAGATATGCAGGGAAATATTAACGGAGGTCAGCATCCTGCTACTTTGAACGGAGCAACTGCCAATTACCCGAATAATTTCTGGTGCTTTGATCAGACCAATACATCCGTTACTGCAGGGCAAACCACTGCGCAGTTTACGGAAGACGGATTGGGTTTTGATTGTTATATTTTTGGCGTGATAGGACTTTACTACCAAACCACCACCTGCACCACCTGCACGCCTTCTGCCATTTCTCTAACCGTTACTCCTACCAATTCCACTTGCGGAAATCCCAATGGCTCGGCTGTGGCTGTGGCATCGGGCACTTCACCGCCTTTCACTTATTTGTGGAGCACAGGAGCCACCACCACATCCATAAGCAATCTGGCTGCCGGAAGTTATACCGCCACCGTTACCAATGCTGTTGGATGTTCCACCGTTCAAACATTTTCCATTTCCACTTCTGTTGGACCCAACGTAAGCTTTACAACTACTCCATCCATTTGCACTGCCAGCAACGGAAGCGCCACGTTAACGGCTTCGGGAGGAGCAGCGCCCTATACCTATGCATGGATAACTCCTGCCAACACCACCACCACTGTAACCGGCTTGGCATCGGGCACCTACTCGGTTGCCGTGAGCGATGCATCGGGCTGCAGCAACACCTATACCACCACGGTGCCGCTTACCATGAACACGGTTTCTGTAACTCCGGCACAAATAAATGACCTGTGCTTTGGCAGCAGTAATGGCTCTGCCAGCGCAACTCCATCAGGAGGCACTGCGCCTTATACGTATGCATGGAGCAACGGCAGCGTTACTTCTGCCATCTCCAATCTCATCGCTCAAACCTACAGTGTAACCATCACCGATTCCAATGGATGCACACAAACCGCTTCTGTCACTATCACTCAACCCACCGCTTTAACAGCCACTGCATCGGTAGTGAATAACGCTTTGTGTTTTAATAGCACTGATGGAAGTGCAATTGCCGGTGGCGCAGGAGGCACTGCACCCTATACTTACGGCTGGACTCCAACAGGGCAAAACACACAAACGGCAACCGGACTTTCTGCAGGAACGTACAATGTTATTGTAACCGATGCCAACGGATGCACCAATCCTCAAACAGTGAACATTACTCAGCCGGCAATCATCACCCTATCAAATACCACTACCATTGCTTCCTGCGGAATTTCAGATGGCAGCGCAACCGCAACTGCCGCAGGCGGAACAGCGCCCTATACTTATTTATGGCTTGGAGTTAATCCGGCTCAAACCTCTCAAACATTAACGAATGTTCCTGCCGGAACTTACAATGCGGTGGTAACCGATGCCAACGGGTGCAACATGCAAATGTCTGTAACCGTTCCGAGCACCGGACCACCTGTTGCCAATTTCTTAAACAACCCCGACACGGTTAGCTTGCTCGATGCTTCCATTTACTTTCTTGATATTTCCACAAATGCCTATACCTGGTTCTGGAATTTCGGAGATTCAAACGACCCCACTACCAGCATTCAGCAAAATCCCATTCACACCTATTCCGATACCGGAATCTACTGCATCACCCTGATTATTGCCGATGCCGGAGGCGTTTGCAGAGACACCACCATTCACTGCATAAAAGTGGAAGCCCCGTTTACTTTTTACATTCCCAACGCATTCACTCCAAACAGTGACGGCATCAACGAAATGTTCACCGGCATGGGAACCTATATCAAAGAATATAAGATATGGATTTTTGACCGATGGGGAAACCTGATATGGAAATGCCAGACCAATGGCGAGCCCCAGCTTGCACCCAATTGCAATTGGGATGGAAAAGTGAAACGCAGAGGCGATATTGTTGAGGAAGATGTGTATGTATGGAAAGTGGAAATTGTTGATACCAATGGAAAACAGCATAAATACATCGGGCATGTGAGTATGGTAAAGTAA
- a CDS encoding S9 family peptidase yields MKKIFFWLLASGFWLFVACTSTINHQPSTIAHLPYPQTKKVDTTDDYFGTKIADPYRWLEDDNSEETKKWVEEENKVTADYLGKIPFRQQMKDRLTQVWNFEKMTAPFKRGKYYFFYKNDGLQNQSVLYVQEGLSGTPKILIDPNTLSADGTTALAGVSVRQDGKYIAYNLAKSGSDWNDIVTMEIESGKVFSDTVHWVKFSNAAWQGEGFYYSTYPAPTSHTYSEKNENNKAFFHKLGTKQSEDKIVYEDSKRPDVGWSMNVTDDGKYMGLWGAKGTSGNCFAVKETNAPNWNWVDTAFKNEFNLIDNIGNMLLVLTNYEASNWKVVLVDPKNPQPANWKTIIPEGKDFLQGISLCNGKIVATYLHDVASKLLVFDMDGKMEKEVAVPPLGVVGFSSENKESVAFYSFTNYITPASIYKYNISSNTSEEFFKPKVDFISSDYESTQVFYPSKDGTKIPMIITHKKGIPMDGNNPCFLYGYGGFNISVTPSFVTNSVAFLENGGVYAVANMRGGNEYGEDWHQGGIICNKQNVFDDFIAGAEYLIKEKYTCSQKLAVHGRSNGGLLVGAVMTQRPDLMKVALPGVGVLDMLRYHKFTIGYYWASDYGRSDDKTQFECLVKYSPLHNVKEVEYPATMITTADHDDRVVPAHSFKFGATIQEKNKSSNPILLRIDSKAGHGAGKPTSKQIEEWADIWSFVFYNLGMELGSRKNGIVE; encoded by the coding sequence ATGAAAAAGATTTTCTTCTGGCTTCTGGCTTCTGGCTTCTGGCTGTTTGTTGCCTGCACATCAACCATTAACCATCAGCCATCAACCATTGCTCATCTCCCCTATCCTCAGACAAAAAAAGTGGATACTACGGATGATTATTTCGGAACAAAGATTGCTGACCCGTATCGCTGGCTGGAGGATGATAATTCTGAAGAAACAAAAAAATGGGTGGAAGAAGAAAATAAAGTCACGGCTGATTACTTAGGAAAAATTCCGTTCCGCCAACAGATGAAAGACCGTCTCACACAAGTCTGGAACTTTGAAAAAATGACTGCACCTTTCAAGCGCGGAAAATATTATTTCTTCTATAAGAATGATGGCTTGCAAAATCAAAGTGTGCTGTATGTTCAGGAAGGTTTAAGCGGAACTCCAAAAATTTTGATTGATCCCAACACGCTTTCTGCCGATGGAACAACTGCTCTTGCGGGTGTGAGCGTTCGCCAGGATGGAAAATATATTGCATACAATCTTGCCAAGTCGGGATCTGACTGGAATGATATTGTAACGATGGAAATTGAAAGCGGAAAGGTGTTTTCCGATACGGTTCATTGGGTAAAGTTCTCTAATGCGGCATGGCAAGGAGAAGGGTTTTACTATAGTACATATCCTGCGCCAACTTCTCACACCTATTCGGAGAAGAATGAAAACAACAAAGCGTTCTTTCACAAACTCGGAACAAAACAAAGCGAAGACAAAATTGTTTACGAAGACAGCAAACGCCCGGATGTTGGCTGGTCAATGAATGTAACTGATGACGGAAAATATATGGGACTCTGGGGAGCGAAAGGCACGAGCGGAAATTGTTTTGCGGTGAAAGAAACCAATGCACCGAACTGGAACTGGGTAGATACCGCTTTCAAAAATGAATTCAATCTCATAGATAATATCGGGAATATGCTATTGGTTCTCACGAACTACGAAGCGTCTAACTGGAAAGTAGTTTTGGTTGATCCCAAAAATCCTCAGCCCGCAAACTGGAAAACAATTATTCCCGAAGGAAAAGATTTTCTGCAGGGAATTTCTCTCTGCAACGGAAAAATTGTTGCAACCTATCTTCACGATGTAGCCAGCAAACTTTTAGTTTTTGACATGGATGGAAAAATGGAAAAAGAAGTGGCGGTTCCTCCGCTCGGAGTGGTTGGTTTCAGCAGTGAGAATAAAGAGAGCGTTGCATTTTATTCTTTCACCAATTACATCACGCCTGCTTCCATTTACAAATACAATATCAGCTCAAATACTTCCGAAGAATTTTTCAAACCGAAAGTTGATTTCATTTCTTCCGATTATGAAAGCACGCAGGTATTTTATCCGAGTAAGGATGGAACAAAAATTCCCATGATCATCACGCACAAGAAAGGAATTCCGATGGATGGAAATAATCCTTGCTTCCTTTATGGATATGGCGGATTTAATATCAGCGTAACTCCATCGTTCGTAACTAACTCTGTTGCGTTTCTTGAAAATGGTGGTGTGTATGCAGTGGCAAACATGCGTGGTGGAAATGAATACGGTGAAGACTGGCACCAAGGAGGAATCATCTGCAACAAGCAAAATGTGTTTGATGATTTCATCGCAGGCGCGGAATATTTAATCAAAGAAAAATATACTTGCTCGCAAAAACTGGCGGTGCATGGTCGTTCCAATGGCGGATTGCTTGTTGGCGCAGTGATGACTCAGCGTCCTGATTTAATGAAGGTAGCTTTGCCCGGAGTTGGTGTGTTGGACATGCTTCGCTATCACAAATTCACCATCGGATATTACTGGGCGTCTGATTATGGAAGAAGCGATGACAAAACACAATTTGAGTGCCTCGTAAAATATTCTCCGCTTCACAATGTGAAAGAAGTAGAATATCCCGCTACGATGATCACCACTGCCGACCACGATGACAGAGTTGTTCCAGCACACTCATTCAAGTTTGGCGCAACCATTCAGGAAAAAAATAAAAGTTCAAATCCGATTCTGCTTCGCATTGATTCAAAAGCAGGACATGGTGCAGGCAAACCTACTTCAAAACAAATTGAAGAGTGGGCGGATATATGGAGCTTTGTGTTTTATAATCTGGGGATGGAATTAGGGAGCAGAAAAAATGGAATAGTGGAATAA
- a CDS encoding four helix bundle protein, with protein sequence MIAERKNINRGYKKLEVWQDAIELYVVVCKIFSKLPYDLMKVKSNSIDASHSISRNISEGYCRKGLTEYLNFLNYSLGSCGELHTCYYACYKATQISEIEFEELDMLHYKVENKLIRLIESLQKKKKDGDWDDSFAGN encoded by the coding sequence ATGATTGCGGAAAGAAAAAACATCAATCGCGGTTATAAGAAACTGGAAGTTTGGCAGGATGCAATTGAACTTTACGTTGTTGTTTGCAAAATATTCAGCAAACTTCCTTATGATTTGATGAAAGTTAAATCAAACAGCATTGACGCTTCTCACAGCATTTCAAGAAACATCAGCGAAGGATATTGCCGAAAAGGACTAACTGAATATTTAAATTTCTTGAATTACTCTCTTGGTTCGTGTGGCGAATTACACACCTGTTATTACGCTTGTTATAAAGCAACTCAAATTTCAGAAATTGAATTTGAAGAATTAGATATGCTTCATTATAAAGTAGAAAATAAACTAATCAGATTAATAGAATCATTACAGAAAAAAAAGAAAGACGGAGATTGGGATGATAGTTTTGCAGGCAATTAG
- a CDS encoding O-antigen ligase family protein, with amino-acid sequence MTDQLKLRWVMIFSTLFILLNTFFIAKEMYWFMILPVVLLAVLTAFIALDMLMLVIVFLTPLSVILQQSDFGVAISVPTEPLLFGVMVIYIIRLFYEGQVEKKIFFHPVTIAILINLTWIFFTSITSSLPSVSWKFVLSRLWLVVPFYFVALHLFKEKKNMRRHIWLYLISFAIVIIYTLINHAMDNFSEAAAHIAMNPFYNDHTSYGAMLAMYLPPLIFFVFEAPSLKGESGTGRKRESENSDTRTLSHSHTFTYSPFRDLGHGGGRGIRYFAFLLLLVFITGLIFSYTRAAWLSLIGASGVLVIYLLRIRLIPILIMIGGLVVLFFIYQQEIMINLESGKYKNTRNRDIEQRLQSIANVTTDASNTERFNRWSSAMRMFREKPFFGWGPGTYQFQYAPFQISSEKTQISTNFGEKGNSHSEYIGPLAESGVIGMLSVLGIIITALLTAGKLIYHSPDKKTRVFAMAIVLGLITYFIHGTLNNFLDTDKAAAPFWGFIAMLVAMDVSEKPMVND; translated from the coding sequence ATGACCGACCAATTAAAACTCCGATGGGTAATGATATTCAGCACGCTGTTTATCCTGCTGAATACTTTTTTCATTGCGAAAGAGATGTATTGGTTCATGATTCTTCCTGTTGTGCTTCTTGCCGTGCTCACTGCTTTTATCGCACTGGATATGCTGATGCTGGTAATTGTTTTTCTCACACCTCTCTCCGTCATCCTTCAGCAATCCGATTTTGGCGTGGCGATTTCTGTTCCAACAGAACCATTGCTTTTCGGGGTTATGGTAATCTACATTATCCGGTTATTTTACGAAGGACAAGTGGAAAAGAAAATTTTCTTTCATCCGGTTACCATCGCCATCCTTATCAACCTCACATGGATTTTTTTTACCTCGATTACCAGTTCATTGCCTTCCGTGTCGTGGAAGTTCGTTCTGTCTCGCTTGTGGCTTGTCGTACCTTTTTATTTTGTCGCGCTTCATTTGTTCAAGGAAAAGAAAAATATGCGAAGGCATATCTGGCTTTACTTGATTTCATTTGCCATCGTTATCATATACACGCTCATTAATCACGCTATGGATAATTTTTCAGAAGCTGCCGCACATATTGCCATGAATCCTTTTTATAACGATCATACTTCTTATGGCGCCATGCTTGCCATGTATTTGCCTCCGCTGATATTTTTTGTGTTTGAAGCCCCTTCCCTAAAGGGAGAAAGTGGGACGGGGAGAAAGCGAGAAAGTGAGAACTCTGACACTCGCACACTTTCACACTCTCACACTTTCACTTATTCTCCCTTTAGGGATTTAGGGCATGGCGGGGGGCGAGGTATCAGGTATTTTGCTTTCTTACTTCTCTTAGTTTTCATCACCGGTTTAATTTTTTCTTATACACGCGCGGCATGGCTGAGTCTGATTGGCGCTTCGGGTGTGCTGGTAATTTATCTTCTGAGAATCCGCCTGATTCCAATTCTTATAATGATAGGAGGATTAGTTGTACTGTTTTTTATTTACCAGCAGGAAATAATGATAAATCTTGAATCGGGCAAATATAAAAACACCCGTAACAGAGATATTGAACAGCGGCTTCAATCTATTGCTAACGTTACTACTGATGCTTCCAACACCGAGCGTTTCAACCGTTGGTCTTCGGCAATGCGGATGTTCCGTGAAAAACCATTTTTCGGCTGGGGACCCGGAACCTATCAGTTCCAGTATGCGCCTTTCCAAATTTCTTCTGAGAAAACACAAATCTCCACCAACTTCGGAGAGAAAGGAAACTCGCACAGTGAATACATTGGTCCGCTCGCTGAATCAGGTGTAATCGGAATGCTTTCTGTTCTTGGAATTATTATCACCGCTCTTCTCACTGCCGGAAAATTAATTTATCATTCACCGGATAAAAAGACGCGCGTCTTCGCCATGGCGATTGTTCTCGGACTGATAACTTACTTTATTCACGGCACGCTGAATAACTTTTTGGATACCGATAAAGCGGCCGCCCCGTTCTGGGGATTTATTGCCATGCTGGTGGCGATGGATGTTTCGGAAAAACCAATGGTTAATGACTAA